A DNA window from Comamonas fluminis contains the following coding sequences:
- a CDS encoding ribonucleoside-diphosphate reductase subunit alpha: protein MQEALNSLPSAAPDSAANSSSPNDNYQIIRRSGDVVAFAPQKIAVALTKAFLAVRGAQGAASASVRDTVNELTEGVVRALLRSRPEGGTFHIEDVQDQVELGLMRGGHQDVARAYVLYREARNQERAEQKKAAEAAASAAKASKPALQVTDNGQRVPLNQERLEALIAASCRNLNADIQAAPIVAETLRNLYDGVPLTEVFKASILAARTLIEKDPDYTYVTARLLLHTIVREVMGRDVQPAEMQAAYVDYFPGFVQKGVDNELLNPELLNYDLPRLAQALKAERDEQFDYLGLQTLYDRYFLHVRKTRIELPQSFFMRVAMGLALNEPDRNARAIEFYELLSSFDFMSSTPTLFNSGTLRSQLSSCYLTTVPDDLDGIYESIKENALLSKFAGGLGNDWTRVRALGSRIKGTNGESQGVVPFLKVVNDTAVAVNQGGKRKGAVCTYLESWHLDIEEFLELRKNTGDDRRRTHDMNTANWIPDLFMKRVMEKGQWTLFSPADTPDLHDLYGEAFEKAYTAYEAKVDSGELKLAKRIPAVDLWRKMLSMLFETGHPWITFKDPCNIRSPQQHVGVVHSSNLCTEITLNTSDTETAVCNLGSVNLVQHIKDGKIDHDKLRKTVNTAMRMLDNVIDINYYAVQKAKDSNLRHRPVGMGLMGFQDALYEMRTAYASQGAVEFADEAMEAICYYAYWASTELSKERGTYSTFKGSLWDQGILPPDTLKLLEKARGGYVEVDRSAKLDWDALRAKIAKDGMRNSNCVAIAPTATISNIVGVDASIEPSFGNLSVKSNLSGEFTVINQYLVRDLKRLGLWDDVMVMDLKHFDGSLRAIDRVPQEIKNLYATAFEVSPEWLVEAASRRQKWIDQAQSLNIYMAGASGKKLHDTYMLAWLRGLKTTYYLRTTSATQIEKSTVQSRTLNAVSSAAPAASAPAAKPAVSALEAAAAAARAQAPATDIKFCAIDDPGCEACQ, encoded by the coding sequence ATGCAAGAAGCGTTGAACTCACTGCCTTCTGCCGCGCCCGACAGCGCAGCCAATTCTTCCTCCCCCAACGACAACTACCAGATCATCCGCCGCAGCGGTGATGTGGTGGCCTTCGCCCCCCAGAAGATTGCCGTGGCACTGACCAAGGCATTTCTGGCCGTGCGTGGTGCACAAGGCGCAGCTTCGGCCAGCGTGCGCGATACCGTCAACGAATTGACCGAAGGCGTGGTGCGCGCCCTGCTGCGCTCGCGTCCCGAAGGCGGAACGTTCCACATCGAAGACGTGCAAGACCAGGTTGAGCTGGGCCTGATGCGCGGCGGTCACCAGGACGTGGCTCGCGCTTACGTGCTGTACCGTGAAGCCCGCAACCAGGAACGCGCCGAGCAGAAGAAAGCCGCCGAAGCTGCGGCCAGCGCCGCCAAGGCCAGCAAGCCCGCCCTGCAAGTGACCGACAACGGCCAGCGCGTGCCGCTGAACCAGGAGCGTCTGGAAGCCCTGATTGCCGCATCCTGCCGCAACCTGAACGCCGACATTCAGGCTGCCCCCATCGTGGCCGAGACGCTGCGCAATCTGTATGACGGTGTGCCACTGACCGAAGTGTTCAAGGCCTCCATCCTGGCTGCCCGTACGCTGATCGAAAAAGACCCCGACTACACCTATGTCACCGCCCGCCTGCTGCTGCACACCATCGTGCGCGAAGTCATGGGCCGTGATGTGCAGCCTGCCGAAATGCAGGCCGCCTATGTGGACTACTTCCCCGGCTTTGTGCAAAAAGGCGTGGACAACGAGCTGCTCAACCCCGAGCTGCTGAACTACGACCTGCCCCGTCTGGCCCAGGCCCTGAAGGCCGAGCGCGACGAGCAGTTCGACTACCTGGGTCTGCAGACACTGTACGACCGCTACTTCCTGCACGTACGCAAGACCCGCATCGAGCTGCCCCAGTCCTTCTTCATGCGCGTGGCCATGGGCCTGGCGCTGAACGAGCCTGACCGCAATGCCCGTGCCATTGAGTTCTACGAGCTGCTGTCCTCATTTGACTTCATGTCGTCCACCCCCACGCTGTTCAACAGCGGCACACTGCGCTCGCAGCTGTCGTCCTGCTACCTGACCACCGTGCCCGACGACCTGGACGGCATCTATGAATCCATCAAGGAAAACGCGCTGCTGTCCAAGTTCGCAGGCGGTCTGGGCAATGACTGGACCCGTGTGCGTGCTCTGGGCTCCCGCATCAAGGGCACCAACGGCGAATCGCAAGGTGTGGTTCCCTTCCTGAAGGTGGTCAACGACACGGCCGTGGCTGTGAATCAGGGCGGCAAGCGCAAGGGCGCGGTCTGCACGTATCTGGAATCCTGGCACCTGGACATCGAAGAATTCCTGGAACTGCGCAAGAACACCGGCGACGACCGCCGCCGCACCCACGACATGAACACGGCGAACTGGATTCCCGACCTGTTCATGAAGCGCGTGATGGAAAAAGGCCAGTGGACGCTGTTCTCGCCTGCCGACACGCCTGACCTGCACGACCTGTACGGCGAAGCCTTTGAGAAGGCCTACACCGCTTACGAAGCCAAGGTGGACAGCGGCGAGCTGAAGCTGGCCAAGCGCATTCCTGCTGTGGACCTGTGGCGCAAGATGCTCTCGATGCTGTTCGAGACCGGTCACCCCTGGATCACCTTCAAGGACCCTTGCAACATCCGCTCGCCCCAGCAGCACGTAGGTGTGGTGCACTCGTCCAATCTGTGCACCGAGATCACGCTCAACACCAGCGACACCGAAACCGCTGTCTGCAACCTGGGCTCGGTGAACTTGGTCCAGCACATCAAGGACGGCAAGATCGACCATGACAAGCTGCGCAAGACCGTGAACACGGCCATGCGCATGCTGGACAACGTGATCGACATCAACTACTACGCCGTGCAAAAGGCCAAGGATTCCAATCTGCGCCACCGCCCCGTGGGCATGGGCCTGATGGGTTTCCAGGATGCGCTGTATGAAATGCGCACCGCCTACGCCAGCCAGGGCGCCGTCGAATTTGCCGACGAAGCCATGGAAGCCATCTGCTACTACGCTTACTGGGCCTCGACCGAGCTGTCCAAGGAACGCGGTACCTACTCCACCTTCAAGGGCTCGCTGTGGGATCAGGGCATTCTGCCTCCCGACACCCTGAAGCTGCTGGAAAAGGCCCGTGGTGGCTATGTGGAAGTGGACCGTTCGGCCAAGCTGGACTGGGACGCTCTGCGCGCCAAGATCGCCAAGGATGGCATGCGCAACAGCAACTGCGTGGCCATTGCCCCCACCGCCACCATCTCCAACATCGTGGGCGTGGATGCTTCGATCGAGCCTTCGTTCGGCAACCTGTCCGTGAAGTCCAATCTGTCGGGCGAGTTCACCGTCATCAACCAGTACCTGGTGCGTGACCTGAAGCGCCTGGGCCTGTGGGACGACGTGATGGTCATGGACCTCAAGCATTTCGACGGCTCGCTGCGCGCCATCGATCGTGTGCCGCAAGAGATCAAGAACCTCTACGCCACAGCGTTCGAAGTCTCGCCCGAATGGCTGGTGGAAGCCGCCTCGCGTCGCCAGAAGTGGATTGATCAGGCCCAGAGCCTGAACATCTACATGGCCGGTGCATCGGGCAAGAAGCTGCACGACACCTATATGCTGGCCTGGCTGCGTGGTCTGAAGACCACCTACTACCTGCGCACCACCAGCGCGACGCAGATTGAAAAATCTACCGTGCAAAGCCGTACGCTCAATGCCGTGTCTTCCGCTGCGCCTGCGGCCTCGGCACCTGCCGCCAAGCCTGCGGTGAGCGCACTGGAGGCAGCTGCCGCTGCAGCGCGTGCCCAGGCACCGGCTACGGACATCAAGTTCTGCGCGATTGACGATCCAGGCTGCGAAGCATGTCAATAA